ACGACCGGCAGCTCGACCCACGGCACGCTGCTGGAGCTGGACGCGATCGCCGCCGTCGTCATCGGCGGCACGCTCCTCGTCGGAGGCCGCGGCACCATCGTCGGCACCGTCCTGGGCGTGCTGATCTTCACCACGCTCAGCAACGTCTTCACGCTGAACAACCTCTCCAGCTCCGCCCAGGCCGTCGCCAAGGGCGTGATCATCGTCGCCGCCGTGCTGCTCCAGCAGCGGGTCGCGGCCGGCCGCCGGCAGCGGCGCTCGTCGAAGGCGCTCCCGCCCACCGCCGCCGAGGGCGCCCCCGCGGGGGCCAGCCCCGGCGTCCCCGCCCCCTGACCTCCCCTCCCCAGCCCCACCCCGGCACCACCCACCCTCCCGAGGAGAACCCATGTCCGCACGGCACCGTCGCCTGCTGACCAGCACCGTCGCCCTGCTCGGCGCCGGCGTCATGGTCACCGGCTGCACCGGCAACACCCCCGAGGCCACCGGCTCCGGCGGGGGCGGCAACAACGCCGCCAGCTCCAACGACGACACCGGTGACACCGTCACCATCGGCTTCTCCGCCCCCGCGGCCGACCACGGCTGGATGGCCCAGATCACCGCGGCCGCCCGCGCCGAGGCCGACGGCTACGAGGACGTCGACCTCGTCGTCGCCGAGGGCACCAACGACGTGTCCGCGCAGATCGCCCAGGTCGAGACGTTCATCAACGACGGCGTCGACGCGATCGTGCTGCTGCCCTTCGACGGCGCCGCGCTCACCCCGATCGCGCTGGAGGCCATGCAGGCCGGCATCCCGGTGATCAACGTCGACCGCGAGTTCGACGACCCGGATGCCGCCCGCGTGACGATCCTGGGCGACAACTACGGCATGGGCGTCTCCGCCGGTGCCTACGTCTGCTCGCAGCTGGGCGACCAGCCCGACGCCGTCGTCGCCGAGGTGGCCGGGATCGACTCCCTCCCGCTGACCCAGGAGCGCAGCCAGGGCTTCTCCGACGCCCTCGCCGACTGCGGCCTGGACGTCGACAACCGGGTCGCCGCGGAGTTCACCGTGGAGTCCGGCGAGGAGGTCACGGCGAACCTGCTGCAGGCCGCCCCGCAGATCGACGCCCTCTGGAACCACGACGACGACCAGGGCATCGGCGTGCTGGCCGCGATCACCAACGCCGGCCGCGACGAGTTCTTCATGGTCGGCGGCGCCGGCTCGGCCAACGCCATGCGCTCCATCGAGGCCGGCGACTCGGTCCTGCAGGCCACCGTCATCTACCCGGCCAGCCAGGCCGCGGACGGCGTCCGGCTGGCCCGGCTCATCGCCCAGGGCAAGGCGCTCTCGGACCTCATCGACGTCGAGGTGCCCCGGCAGATCACCCTGTCGGCCCCGGTCGTGACCGCCGACAACGTCGACCAGTACATCGACAGCGCGTTCGAGTCCTGACCCAGCGGTGGGGTGCGCGGGTCACGCCCGCGCACCCCACCTCCCCCCTCCGAGAGGACTCGAGATGAGCACCCCCCTGCGCGTCGCGATGATCGGGCACGCCTTCATGGGCGCCGCCCACTCGCAGGCCTGGCGCACCGCCCCCCACTTCTTCGACCTGCCGCTGCACCCCGAGACGGCCCTGCTGGTCGGCCGGGACGCCGCCCGCACCGCGGCCGCCGCGGACCGCCTGGGCTGGGCGGCCACCAGCACCGACTGGCAGGACGCCGTGCAGCGCCCGGACGTCGACCTGGTCGACGTCTGCACCCCCGGCGACACCCACGCCGAGATCGCCATCGCCGCCCTCGAGGCCGGCAAGCACGTGCTGTGCGAGAAGCCGCTGGCCAACTCCGTCGCCGAGGCCGAGGCCATGGTGGCCGCCGCCGACCGGGCCGCCGAGCGCGGCGTCCGGGCCATGGTCGGGTTCACCTACCGCCGCGTCCCCGCGATCGCCCTGGCCCGCCGGCTCGTCGCCGAGGGCCGGATCGGGGAGGTGCGGCACGTCCGCGCGGCCTACCTGCAGGACTGGATCGCCGACCCCGCCGCCCCGATGTCCTGGCGGCTGGAGGCCGACAAGGCCGGCTCCGGCGCGCTGGGCGACATCGGCGCGCACGTGGTCGACCTGACCCAGCACATCACCGGCGAGCAGGTCACCGGGGTGAGCGCGGCGCTGGAGACCTTCGTCAAGGAGCGTCCGCTGCCCGCCGCGGCCGGGTCGCTGTCCGGCACGGCCGGGGAGGGCACCGGCTCGGTCACCGTCGACGACGCCGCGGTGTTCCTGGCCCGGTTCTCCGGCGGCGGACTCGCCACCTTCGAGGCCACCCGCTTCGCCCTGGGTCGCAAGAACGCGATCCGGATCGAGGTCAACGGGTCACTCGGCAGCCTGGCCTTCGACTTCGAGGACATGAACGTCCTGGAGTTCTTCGACGGCGCCGACCCCGACGAGACCGCCGGCTTCCGACGGATCGTCGTCACCGAGCCCGGGCACCCCTACGTCGGCGCGTGGTGGCCGGCCGGGCACGGGCTGGGCTACGAGCACGCGTTCACCCACCAGGTCGTCGACCTGGTCGGTGCCCTGGCGGCCGGCGAGCAGCCCACGCCGTCCTTCGCCGACGGGCTGGCCGTGCAGCGGGTGCTGGACGCCGTCCAGCGCAGTGCCGCCGACCGCTCCGTCTGGACCCCCGTCCCCTGCTCACCGAGGAGCTCCTGATGCCCCGCCCCGTCACCCTGTTCACCGGCCAGTGGGCCGACCTGCCCTTCACCGAGGTCTGCCGGCTGGCGTCGGGCTGGGGCTACGACGGACTGGAGATCGCCTGCTGGGGCGACCACCTCGACGTCGTGCGGGCCACCGAGGACGACGCCTACCTGCGCGGGAAGAAGGACCTGCTCGAGCAGCACGGGCTGTCGGTGTTCGCGATCAGCAACCACCTCAACGGCCAGGCGGTCTGCGACGACCCGATCGACGAGCGGCACGCGAACATGGTCGACCCGCGGGTGTGGGGCGACGGCGACCCCGAGGGCGTCCGCCGCCGGGCCGCCGAGGAGATGAAGGCCACCGCACACGCTGCGTCCGCGCTCGGCGTCCGGACCGTCGTGGGGTTCACCGGGTCCTCCATCTGGAAGACCGTGGCGATGTTCCCCCCGGTGCCCGAGTCCATGATCGACGCCGGGTACCAGGACTTCGCCGACCGCTGGAACCCGGTGCTCGACGAGTTCGACGCCGCCGGCGTCCGGTTCGCCCACGAGGTGCACCCCTCGGAGATCGCCTACGACTACTGGACGACGGTCCGGACGCTGGAGGCCATCGGCCACCGGGAGGCCTTCGGGCTGAACTGGGACCCCAGCCACTTCGTCTGGCAGGACCTGGACCCGGTCGGCTTCCTCTGGGACTTCAAGGACCGGATCTACCACGTGGACTGCAAGGACGCGAAGAAGCAGGTCGGCAACGGCCGCAACGGCCGGATGGGGTCGCACCTGCCCTGGGCCGATCCCCGCCGCGGCTGGGACTTCGTCTCCACCGGGCACGGCGACGTCCCGTGGGAGGCGTGCTTCCGGATGCTCAACACCATCGGCTACGCCGGCCCGATCTCGGTCGAGTGGGAGGACGCCGGGATGGACCGGCTGGTGGGTGCCCCGGAGGCGCTGGCCTTCGTGCGCAACCTGGCCTTCGACCCACCCACGGCCTCCTTCGACGCCGCCTTCTCCCGCAGCTGACCCCGCCACCCGGCGCCGCGGCCCCGGGTGGAACATGGCCTCTCGTGAGCAGCACAGCACCAGCCCCCGCCGGAATCCCCCGACGGGGGCTGGTGCTCGTCGCGGTGGCCATCGTGCTGACCGGGTTCAACCTGCGGACGGCGGTCAACGGCGTCGGCCCGGTGCTGCAGGAGATCGAGGCCGGCCTGGGCATCTCCTCCGGTGCCGCCGGGCTGATCACCACCATGCCGCTGCTGTGCTTCGCGGTGATCGGGTTCGCCGGACCGCCGCTGGCCGCCCGGTTCCGCGACGGGCACGTGCTGGCCGCCGCCCTGCTGGTGATGGCCCTGGGCGTGCTCGGCCGGGCCGCGGCGCCGTCGTTCTGGCTGTTCCTGCTGGGCACCGTGGCCACCATGGTCGGCGGGGCGCTGGGCAACGTGCTGCTGCCGGGCATCGTCAAGCACTGGTTCCCGCACCGCACCGGGCTGCTGGTCGGCGCCTACAGCACCACGATGGCGATCGGCGGCGCCGTGGCCAGCGTCTCGACAGCGCCGATCGCCGAGTCCGTGGGTGCCGACGGGTGGCGTTGGGCGCTCGGGGTCTGGGCGGTGTTCGCCGTCCTCGCCGTCGTCCCGTGGCTGCTGGTGCCGCGGCGGACCGCGGCGACCGGCACGCCCCGCGGCGCCGTCCGCCTGCGGGTGCTGGTGCGCTCGTCGCTGGCCTGGCAGCTCGCGGTGTTCTTCGGGCTGCAGGCCATGCAGGCCTACGTGATCGTGGGCTGGACGGCGCAGTACCTGCGCGACGAGGGCATGTCGGCCGCAGCGGCAGGGGTGCTGGTGGGCGTGAACGCGCTGATCGTCATCCCGCTGAACGCGCTGGTGCCCTCGGGGGCGGTCCGGCAGTCCTGGCAGCGCCCCATGCTGGTCGGCTTCATGGCCTGCTACCTGGTCGGCTGGACCGGGCTGCTGCTCTCCCCGCTCACCCTGACCTGGCTGTGGATGTCGATGCTCGGCATCGGGATGGGCACGTTCGCGATGGTGCTGTCGCTGCTCGGGTTGCGGGCCCGGACGCCGGAGACGGTGAACGCGCTGTCCACCGTGGTGCAGGGCTGGGGCTACGCGATCGCCGCCGTCGGCCCGCTGCTGGTGGGCCTGCTGCGCGGGCTCACCGGCGGGTACACCGGCATGTTCGTGCTGGTCTACCTCGGGGTCGCCGGGCTGTTCGTCACCGGTTGGCTGGTCTGCGCCGACCGGCAGGTGGACGACGAGGTGCCCGAGCTGCGCGCGGACCCCGACACCCGCGAGGACGTCGAGGTCGAGGCGGCCGGCGTGGAGTCCCCGGTCGTGGTGGAGCCCCGCTGATGAGTCGCGGACGCTGGTGTCCGTGATGGAGAAGTTGCGGTACGAGCGGGACGGCGTCGGCCCCCGCTGGTCCTGGTAGCGCGAGCCGTAGACCGAGCTGCCGTAGGGGTGCTCGGACGGGCTAGACAGCGTGAACAGGCACAGCTGGCCGATCTTCATCCCCGGCCACAGCGTGATCGGCAGGTTCGCCACGTTCGACAGCTCCAGGGTGATCGAGCCGGAGAACCCCGGGTCGACGAAGCCAGCCGTGGAGTGGGTGAGCAGGCCGAGCCGGCCCAGGGAGCTCTTCCCCTCCAGCCGCGCCGCCAGGTCGTCGGGCAGCGTCACGACCTCCAGCGTCGAGCCGAGCACGAACTCCCCCGGGTGCAGCACGAAGGGCTCACCGGCCGCCGGCTCGACCAGCGTGGTCAGGTCGTCCTGCTGCTGGGCGGGGTCGATGTGGGTGTACCGGGCGTTGTTGAACACCCGGAAGAACCGGTCCAGCCGGACGTCGATGCTGGAGGGCTGCACCAGTCCCGCGTCGTGGGGCTCGATGCCCAGGCGGCCGTCGGCCAGGGCCGCGGTGATGTCGCGGTCGGACAGCAGCATGGCGCGAACCGTAACCGACGCCGTGCGCATGAGAACTAGCTCATCCACCGCTCACCGGCCCGTCACCGGGCTCGCCCAGGGTCGGTGGGTGACCACTCCGCTCCTCGTGCCCGCCGCCGGCCCGGTGCTCACCGACCGCTGGCCCCGCTCGCTGCAGCTGCTGCTCGGGGACGCCGCGGTCGACCTGTGGTCGGCGGCGCTGGCCCCCACCGGCGCCACGCTGCGCTCGCTGCGGGCCACCTCGGTGTCGCTGCGCGCCGACGGCGCCGCCACCGTGCAGTACGCCGCGGCCCTGGTCGACGCCGCCGGCACCCCCACCCGGGACACCCTGGCCGCGGTCACCGGCAGCCGGATCCCCGACGGCGCCGCGGTCCTGGCCGGGGAGGTCGACGGGGGCACGGTGCACGTCGGGCTCTGGCGCTGGCCGCTGGACCCCGCCCTCCCGGCACTGGCCTGGGCCACCTCGGCGGCTGCCGTCCGCCGGCGGCTCCCCGCCCTGGGCGTCCCGGCCGAGGAGGCCGTGCTGCGGCTGCGGGCCTACCGGCCCGGCCGCCGCGCCGTGGTCGAGGTGGTCGCCCCGGGCGGATGCTGGTTCCTCAAGGTGGTGCCCCCCGCGGCGGTCGCCGGGCTCGCCGGCCGGCACGACCTCCTGGTCGGCGCCGTCCCCGCCCCGCCGGTGCTGGCCCGCACCGACGACGGCGTGCTGGTGCTGCCCGCGCTCCCCGGCACCCCGCTCAGGGACCTCCTGGACGACCTCCCCGCCCTCGTCCCGGCCCTGGACGGCGTGCTCGACGCGTTGCCCGCGTCGCTGGCCACGCTCCCCCGGGTGCGCACCCCGCTGGACCGTGCCGCGGGGCACGGCGCCGTCCTCGGCCTGGTCACCCCGCACCTGCGGCCCCGGCTCGACCGGCTGACCGTGGCGCTGGCCGCCGTCGACCCCGGGGACCACCCGCTCGTCCCGGTGCACGGGGACTTCTACGAGGCCCAGCTGCTGCTCGCCGACGGCGCGGTCTCCGGTCTGCTCGACGTGGACGGCGCCGGTGCCGGACACCGGATCGACGACTGGGCCACGCTGCTCGGGCACCTCGTCGTCCTGGGTCGGGACGACGTCCGCCGTGCCGTGGCCGCCGCCCTCCCCTGGCCCGCCGGGCAGCTGGCCGCCCGGGTGTCGGCGGTGGTGCTGGGCCTGGCCACCGGGCCGTTCCGGGTGCAGCTGGCGGGCTGGCCGCGGCGCACCGAGGCCCGGCTCGCGCTGGCCGAGCAGGTGCTCGCCGGGGGATGAGAGAGCGCTCATCGCGCTCTCCCGGAGGCCTCACCCGGCGCACCGAGAGTGGTCCCTGACAGCGAAGGACCCCCACCCGAGGAGCTCACCGTGAACCGTCCCGCCACCTGGAAGACCGTCACCTTCGGCGTCGCCCTCACCGGTCTCGGCATCGCCGGCGCCGGCGTCGCGGTCGCCGACGACGACACGACGCCCGCCCCCACCAGCTCCGTCACCGCCGTGGACACCGACGGCGACGGCACCCCCGACACCACCCCGGACGACGCCACCCCCGACACCGCGACCCCGGACGACACCACGCCGGACGACGCGACCCCCGACACCGCGACGCCGGACGACGCGACCCCGGACGCCACCCCGGACGACGTCGACTCCCCGGACGACACCCCCGACGCCTGACCGTCCACCCCAGGCAGGGGAAGCCCTGCACCCCCTCGCGAGTCCCGGAGGTGGGTGCAGGGCTTCCCCTGCCGGAGGTCGGGGCGGATCACGCCGCCAGGCGGTAGCCCATCCCCCGGACGGTCTCGATGCGGGCGGCACCCAGCTTCTTGCGCAGGTAGCGCACGTAGACGTCGACGACGTTGGAGCCGGGGTCGAAGTCGTAGCCCCAGACGTGCGAGAGCAGCTGCTCGCGGGCCAGCACCTGGCCGGGGTGGCGCAGGAACGTCTCGGTGAGCGCGAACTCCCGGGCGGAGAGGTCCACGGTCCGGCCGGCGACGTGAGCGCGGCGGGTGCGCAGGTCCAGCGACAGGTCGCCGACGGTGAGCACGGTCAGCTCGGCATCCTGCCCGCGCGGGGCCAGCCGCAGCCGCACCCGGGCCAGCAGCTCCTCGAACCGGAACGGCTTGGGCATGTAGTCGTCGGCCCCGCCCTCCAGGCCCGCGACGGTGTCGGTGACGGAGTCCCGCGCGGTGAGCACGATGACCGGGATGGTGCAGCGCTCGGCCCGCAGCGCCCGGAGGACGGCGAACCCGTCGAGCACCGGCAGCCCGATGTCGAGCACCATCAGGTCGTGCTCGCCGCTGCG
This sequence is a window from Geodermatophilaceae bacterium NBWT11. Protein-coding genes within it:
- a CDS encoding substrate-binding domain-containing protein gives rise to the protein MSARHRRLLTSTVALLGAGVMVTGCTGNTPEATGSGGGGNNAASSNDDTGDTVTIGFSAPAADHGWMAQITAAARAEADGYEDVDLVVAEGTNDVSAQIAQVETFINDGVDAIVLLPFDGAALTPIALEAMQAGIPVINVDREFDDPDAARVTILGDNYGMGVSAGAYVCSQLGDQPDAVVAEVAGIDSLPLTQERSQGFSDALADCGLDVDNRVAAEFTVESGEEVTANLLQAAPQIDALWNHDDDQGIGVLAAITNAGRDEFFMVGGAGSANAMRSIEAGDSVLQATVIYPASQAADGVRLARLIAQGKALSDLIDVEVPRQITLSAPVVTADNVDQYIDSAFES
- a CDS encoding response regulator transcription factor translates to MSRVLIAEDEPRIASFVEKGLKANGFTVTVVGDGLAARDAARSGEHDLMVLDIGLPVLDGFAVLRALRAERCTIPVIVLTARDSVTDTVAGLEGGADDYMPKPFRFEELLARVRLRLAPRGQDAELTVLTVGDLSLDLRTRRAHVAGRTVDLSAREFALTETFLRHPGQVLAREQLLSHVWGYDFDPGSNVVDVYVRYLRKKLGAARIETVRGMGYRLAA
- a CDS encoding sugar phosphate isomerase/epimerase, translated to MPRPVTLFTGQWADLPFTEVCRLASGWGYDGLEIACWGDHLDVVRATEDDAYLRGKKDLLEQHGLSVFAISNHLNGQAVCDDPIDERHANMVDPRVWGDGDPEGVRRRAAEEMKATAHAASALGVRTVVGFTGSSIWKTVAMFPPVPESMIDAGYQDFADRWNPVLDEFDAAGVRFAHEVHPSEIAYDYWTTVRTLEAIGHREAFGLNWDPSHFVWQDLDPVGFLWDFKDRIYHVDCKDAKKQVGNGRNGRMGSHLPWADPRRGWDFVSTGHGDVPWEACFRMLNTIGYAGPISVEWEDAGMDRLVGAPEALAFVRNLAFDPPTASFDAAFSRS
- a CDS encoding MFS transporter, with translation MPRRGLVLVAVAIVLTGFNLRTAVNGVGPVLQEIEAGLGISSGAAGLITTMPLLCFAVIGFAGPPLAARFRDGHVLAAALLVMALGVLGRAAAPSFWLFLLGTVATMVGGALGNVLLPGIVKHWFPHRTGLLVGAYSTTMAIGGAVASVSTAPIAESVGADGWRWALGVWAVFAVLAVVPWLLVPRRTAATGTPRGAVRLRVLVRSSLAWQLAVFFGLQAMQAYVIVGWTAQYLRDEGMSAAAAGVLVGVNALIVIPLNALVPSGAVRQSWQRPMLVGFMACYLVGWTGLLLSPLTLTWLWMSMLGIGMGTFAMVLSLLGLRARTPETVNALSTVVQGWGYAIAAVGPLLVGLLRGLTGGYTGMFVLVYLGVAGLFVTGWLVCADRQVDDEVPELRADPDTREDVEVEAAGVESPVVVEPR
- a CDS encoding Gfo/Idh/MocA family oxidoreductase, with the translated sequence MSTPLRVAMIGHAFMGAAHSQAWRTAPHFFDLPLHPETALLVGRDAARTAAAADRLGWAATSTDWQDAVQRPDVDLVDVCTPGDTHAEIAIAALEAGKHVLCEKPLANSVAEAEAMVAAADRAAERGVRAMVGFTYRRVPAIALARRLVAEGRIGEVRHVRAAYLQDWIADPAAPMSWRLEADKAGSGALGDIGAHVVDLTQHITGEQVTGVSAALETFVKERPLPAAAGSLSGTAGEGTGSVTVDDAAVFLARFSGGGLATFEATRFALGRKNAIRIEVNGSLGSLAFDFEDMNVLEFFDGADPDETAGFRRIVVTEPGHPYVGAWWPAGHGLGYEHAFTHQVVDLVGALAAGEQPTPSFADGLAVQRVLDAVQRSAADRSVWTPVPCSPRSS
- a CDS encoding phosphotransferase, with the protein product MTTPLLVPAAGPVLTDRWPRSLQLLLGDAAVDLWSAALAPTGATLRSLRATSVSLRADGAATVQYAAALVDAAGTPTRDTLAAVTGSRIPDGAAVLAGEVDGGTVHVGLWRWPLDPALPALAWATSAAAVRRRLPALGVPAEEAVLRLRAYRPGRRAVVEVVAPGGCWFLKVVPPAAVAGLAGRHDLLVGAVPAPPVLARTDDGVLVLPALPGTPLRDLLDDLPALVPALDGVLDALPASLATLPRVRTPLDRAAGHGAVLGLVTPHLRPRLDRLTVALAAVDPGDHPLVPVHGDFYEAQLLLADGAVSGLLDVDGAGAGHRIDDWATLLGHLVVLGRDDVRRAVAAALPWPAGQLAARVSAVVLGLATGPFRVQLAGWPRRTEARLALAEQVLAGG